The genomic DNA TTCGCGCGCGAGCTGGAGTTCGCCGGCCGAACGCCGATCCAGGCCGCGATCGAGGCCAGCCGCCTGCGGCTGCGCCCAATCCTGATGACCTCGCTGGCTTTCGTGATGGGCGTGCTGCCGCTGGTGCTGTCCACCGGCGCGGGCTCCGAGATGCGCAAGGCGATGGGCGTCGCGGTGTTCGCCGGCATGCTCGGCGTGACGGCTTTCGGCCTGTTCCTGACGCCCGTGTTCTACGTGCTGCTGCGCCGGCTGACCGGCAACAGGCCGCTCAAGCTGCACGGCGAGGTGCCGCATATCGATGCCTTCGTGTCGGGCGACCAGCCGGCCGCTGCACCGTCGGCTGCGGCCGGTGGTGGCGGATTGCGGCCGATGCCTGCATCACCGCGCAAGGCGCATGACTGATGACACGGACCGCGGCCTCGGGGCCGCTCGAAAAGGACAACGCACCATGACACGCGATCTTCAAACTCTGAGCCGGCGCTGGAACGCCGCGCTGGTCCCGCTGCTGGCGGCGCTCGTGCTGGCCGGCTGCGCGACCGCGCCGGCCGAACTGCCGCCCGTCAACGCGCCGGCGCAATTCAAGGAACAGGGCGCAGCCGTCGCGCCGAAGGAAGGCACGTGGACACGCGCCCAGCCAGCCGAAGCGCAGCCGCGCGGCGAATGGTGGCGCGCCTTCAATGACCCGGTGCTCGATGCGCTGGTCGAACGCGCCGATGCCAACAACACCACGCTGCAGGGCGCGGCCGCGCGCCTGGCCGAGGCACGTGCGCTGGCACGCAGCACCGATGCCGACCGTGCGCCGCAGATCGGCGTCGGCGCGGGCGCGAACCGCGCGGCAGGGTTGGACCGGGTCCAGAGTCCGAATGCCCAGACCTTGCTCACGGCCGGTGCCAACGTCTCGTACGAGGTCGATCTGTTCGGCCGCCTGTCGCAGGCCAGCGATGCGGCGCGGCTCGATGCCGATGCGCGCGCCGGCCTGCTGCAGAGCACGAAGCTGCTGGTCGAGGCCGAGACCGCGCAGACCTATCTGTCGCTGCGCGCACTCGATGCCGAGCGCGCGCTGGTGCGCGAATCCGTCGATGCCTACCGCGACACGCTGCGCCTCACGCAGCGCCGCTACCAGGCCGGCGACCTGGCCGAACTCGACGTCGCGCGCGTCGAGACCGAAGTGGCCGCCACCGAATCCGACGCGCTGACGCTCGACCGTCAGCGCGCGGAAACCGAACACGCGCTCGCCGTGCTGGTGGGCGATACGGCATCGAACTTCGGTCTCCGGACCGACGCATGGTCGGCCGCCTTGCCGGTGATTCCGGCCGGCATTCCCGGCACCGTGCTGGCGCGGCGGCCCGATATTTCGGCGGCGCAGAAATCGGTGCTGGCGGCGCAGGCGCGCGTGGGCGTTGCGCAGGCCGCGTGGTTCCCGGACATCTCGCTCACGGGCGGCGCGGGCTATGCATCGTCGACTGCCGGCGATCTGTTCAAGTGGTCGGCGCGCTCCTGGGGCATTGGCGCGCTGCTGTCGCTGCCGCTCTTCGACGGCGGCCGCCGCGAGGCCGGCGTGCAGAGCGCATCGGCGCAACTCGACGGCGCGCTGGCGAGCTACCGCACGCAGGTGCTGACGGCCGTCAAGGAGGTCGAGGACCAGCTGTCGGCACTGCGCATCCTGGACGCGCAGTCGGAGGTGCAGGCCAAGGCCGTCGCCTCGGCAACCCGCGCGACCGCGCTGTCCGATTCGCGCTACCGCAATGGCTATGTCAGCCAGCTCGACCTGCTCGACGCCCGGCGCAGCGAACTGCGCAACCGGCGCCAGGCGCTGCAGGTGCGCTCGGCGCAGTACCAGGCGACGGTGGGGTTGATTCGCGCGCTGGGGGGTGGGTGGGAGACGGCGGTGGCCGAAGCTGCGCCGGCGGGCCAGAGCTTCAAGGCTGCAACTCGATCTCCCACTTGACCCAGTCGCCGCGATAGATCACCTCCGCGTAATACAGCACCTGCTCGTTCCGGTCCAGGAAAACGCGGCTGACATGCGCCACGGGCGTGCCCGGCCTCACCTTGAGAAGACGCGCGGCTTCCGCGTCAGCGGTCGCTATCGACATCGTCTGATGTGCGCGCTGGATGCGTACGTTCTTCATGCGGAGCAACTGCGGGATCACGGCGTGCGTTCTGAATTCGTCCGGTGAGCGCTGAAAGATGTCCTGCAGCAGGTACAGCGAGATCAGCGCATAGGGCCTGCCTTCCGTGAAGTGAAGCCGCCGCATGTAAACATAGTTCTTGCCGAGCTTGCCCACTTCGGAACCGACCTTGGGCGTGCCGTGGGCTTCGTCGAAGGTCAGCATCTTCGCGCTGGTGGATTCGTACATCTGCGCCAGGGACTGCAGCGACGTCTTCATCACCACCGTGTTCGGCTCGTCGTCTCTCTTCGTCACGGCCGTGCCAAGCCCCCGCCGTGGCGAAAGCAGTCCCTCCTTCGTCAACAACTGGACGGCCTGCCTGACGGTCACGCGGGCCACGCGGAACTCCTCGGCAAGCGCCTCGAGCGTCGGGATCAGGCCGCCCGCCGGCCACTCCTTCTTGTCGATGCGCGCGCGCAGGATGTCCGCGATCTGCAGATAGAGCGGCATCGGGCTGTCTGCGAGAGGGCTTGACGCGCCTTTCTGCTCTAAAGTACTATTAACCATTCTTTTAGCTTTTAGGCATTTAAGCAATTATGCAGCAGTTCACGGGCTCCGACCGATCGAGCGGCGGCTACGACTACATCATCGTCGGCGCCGGTTCCGCTGGGTGCGTGCTGGCAAACCGGCTTTCCGCCGACCCCGCTGTGCGCGTGCTGCTGCTCGAGGCCGGTGGGGCCGATCGCAATCTCTGGCTGCGTTTGCCGGTGGGCTACTTCAAGACCATCTACAACTCGAAGTTCTCCCGCGTGTTCGACGCCGAAGGCGGCGACGCGCTGAACGGGCGCCGCATCGCGTGGCCGCGCGGCCGGGTTCTGGGCGGGTCGAGTTCCATCAACGGCCTCATCTATCTGCGGGGCCAGCGCGAGGACTTCGACACATGGGCCGCGCAAGGCGCGACAGGATGGGACTACGCATCCGTGTTGCCATACTTCAAGAAGTCCGAGGCATTCGCCGGCCCCGAGTCCCGGTATCACGGCACCCAAGGCGAGCTTGGCGTCTCCGAATTGCGCGACGACCATCCCTATTGCGGCCATTGGCTCGACGCGGCGCAACAGTTCGGGCTGCCCCGCAACTCAGATTTCAACAGCGAGACGGACTACGGTGTCGGCGCCTTTCACCTCACCATCGCGGGTGGCTGGCGGTCCAGCGCCTCGGTCGCATTCCTGCGGCCCGTTCTGCATCGCCCGAACCTGACCGTGGTGACCGCCGCGCACGTCACGCGCGTACTGTTCTCCGGCACGCGCGCTGCCGGCGTGGAATGGATCCGCAACGGTTCGCGCACCAGCGCCATCGCCGACGGCGAGGTCATCCTCTGCGCCGGCGCGATCCAGTCGCCGCAGGTGCTGCAGCTGTCCGGCGTGGGCCCGGCGGCCCTGTTGCGCCAGGCCGGCGTGCCGGTGGTCGTCGATTCGCCCGAGGTCGGTGCCAATCTGCAGGACCACTACCAGGCCCGCACGATCGTCAAGCTGCGCAAGCCGCATTCGCTGAACGACCATGTGCGCAACCCGCTGAGGCTGGCATCGATGGGCCTGGAGTGGATGCTCTTCAATCGTGGACCGCTGACCGTCGGTGCCGGGCAGGTCGGCGGCTTCGCGCGCACGCGGTATGCGCTCGGCAGCCGTGCGGACATCCAATTCAGCGTGATGCCGCTTTCCGTGGACAAGCCCGGGGAGCCGCTGCATCGATTTTCCGGCTTTACCGCCACTGCCTGCCAATGCCGCCCCGAATCGCGCGGCATGGTCGGCATCGTTTCGGCGGACCCGATGGCTGCGCCTCGCATCCAGGCCAACTACCTGACGCAAGAGATCGATCGCCGAACCATGGCCGACGGGGTGCGGATGCTGCGCGACATCTATGCGCAGCCGGCTTTTCGGGACCTTGTGGATACGCAGGTGCTTCCCGATTCCACGCACCGGACCGAAGACGACCTGCTGCGTTTCGGTCGCGACCATGGCAGCACGGTTTTTCACCCCAGCGGCACCTGTCGCATGGGCAGCGATGCACGCGCTGTGGTATCGCCGGAGCTCGCGGTCAACGGGGTCTCGGCGCTGCGGGTCATCGACGCTTCGGTGATGCCCAGGATGACGTCGGGCAACATCAACGCGCCGACCATCATGATCGGCGAGAAGGGCGCCGACATGGTCATCGCCGCAGCGCGGCAGGCCAGCTCGGCAGGACTCGGGGCACTCGCATGAAGTTCGTCTACGGAAGCCTCATCGGCGGCATCTGGCGCGACTCGCCATCGACGCTCCGGACCGTGAACCCTGCACGGCCCTCGCAACCCGTTGGAACCTATGGCCAGGCGACGGCCGCAATGGTCGACGAAGCGGTTGCTGCCGCAGCGGCCGCGCAACGCGCGTGGCGCAAGCTTCCAGCGCCGGAGCGCTGCGCGTCCTTCGCCCGCTTCATCGACGCGATCGAAGCGAACAAGGAACGGCTCGCCGAGGCCATCACAGCCGAACAGGGCAAGACGCTCCTCGAAAGTCGCGGCGAGATTGCCAAGGCCTGCTCGGAAAGCCGTTTCATGCTGCAGCACGTGATGACCGCCGAAGGCACGCGACACGTGCCCGCGCTGCGCGCAGGCGTGCGCAATATCGTGCTGCGCCGGCCGCGCGGGGTGATCGTCGCGATCACCCCGTGGAACTTTCCCGTCATGACGCCGATGCGCAAGATTGCACCGGCCCTGGGGTTCGGCAACGCGGCGATCATCAAGCCATCGGAATTCACGCCTGCAGCAGCCTGCATCCTCGGCGAGCTTGCGACAGGGATGTTGCCCGACGGGCTCCTGCAAGTGCTGCATGGCGGCCCGGACATCGGCAACGCGCTCGTCGGCCATCGTGGGGTGCACGGTGTCACGTTCACTGGCTCCGTCGGCACGGGCCGGCGCATCATTGCCGCCACGGCGAACAATCTCGCCGAGCTTTCGCTGGAGCTGGGCGGCAAGAACGCCGTCGTGATCCACGATGCGGACGATCTCGATGCTTGTCTCGATCAGGTCGCAAGCGCGGCCCTGATGTGTTCCGGCCAGCGCTGCACGGCGGTGAGCCGCGTGCTGGTGCGCCGTGCGCTGGGTGAGCGGGTTGCAAAGGGTCTCGCGCAGCGTGCGAGCAGGATGCGCGTCGGCGATGGCATGGACGCGGCCACACAGCTCGGTCCCGTCACCCATCTCTCCCAGTTCGAGCATGTGATGTCCGCCGTGAGCAAGGCCCGCAGCGAAGGGGCCTTGGTCGTCGCGGGCGGGCAGGGGTTGGAAGTCCAGGGCTGCGAAGGTGGCTACTTCTTCGCACCGACGATCCTGGATCGTGTCGAACCGCATTCGGCTGCCGCGCGCGAGGAGATCTTCGGGCCGGTCATCAGCATCGTCCACTACGACACGTTCGACGATGCGATCGCGATCCTCAACAACGTCGACTACGGATTGACCGCCGCGCTCTTCTCCAACGACGCGAAGGTCATTGCACGCTTTGTCGAAGAGTGCGAAACCGGCATGCTGCATGTGAACCACGGTACCGTGCCCGACAGCCATATGCCCTTCGGCGGGATCAAGGCTTCCGGCGTCGGCGCTTATTCGGTGGGCCCGAGCGCAGCCGCGTTCTACACGACGGAACACTCCGTGTACCTGGAGAACTGATGCATCCCGTCGACGTTCGATCCATGGGGGTTTCTGTCTACCGGGTACCGGTGGAGACGCCTGTGCAAACGTCCTTCGGTATGCTGAACGACCGCGCCGCGGTCGTGGTCCACGTGACGGATGCAGACGGTGCGCAAGGCTGGGGCGAGGCTTGGTGCAACTTTCCGACGGTGGGCGCCGAGCACCGGGCGCGGCTGCTGATGGCCACTGTCGCGCCGCTTGTTCTTTCGCGCGCCTGGCAATCGCCGTCCGAATGCCATGCGGCGATCGAACGAGCGATTCGCATCCTGGCGATCCAGTCGGGCGAACCCGGCCCCCTGGCGCAAGTGGCAGCGGGTGTCGACATCGCGCTGTGGGATCTCGTCGCGCAACAGGCCAGGCAGCCGCTGTGGCGCCTGCTTGGTGGAACGTCGGCTCGCGTCGAGGTCTATGCCTCCGGGCTCAATCCCACGCAGCCCGAGCGCCTCGCGGCGGCCAAGGCGCAGGAAGGCTATACGAGGTTCAAGCTGAAGGTGGGCTTCGGCGCCGAGCGCGACGAATCCAACCTCGCCACGCTGAGAGCCGCGCTGGGCGAATCGGCGACGCTGATGGTCGACGCGAATCAGGCCTGGGATGTCGAAGAGGCCGTGCACATGTCGCAGCGGCTCGAGAGCTTCGGTCCGATCTGGCTGGAAGAGCCCCTCGCCGCCGATGCGCCGCTCGATGCGTGGGTGCAGCTCGCGCGCACAAGCGCGATTCCTCTTGCCTCCGGGGAGAACCTGCGCGGAGGCGACTTCGGCCGCTTCCTCGCGTCCGGTGCGCTCAAGGTTCTGCAGCCCGACGTGGCGAAGTGGGGCGGCTTCAGCGGCTGTCTTCCTCTGGGAAAGCAGGCGGCAGCGTCATCGGCATGGCTGTGCCCGCACTGGCTGGGCGGCGGCATCGGGCTGCTTGCAAGTCTGCACCTGAAGGCGGCGATCGGCGGCGACGGTTACGCTGAAGTCGACGCCAACCCCAATCCCTTGCGCGAGTTGCTGGCCGGCGCGCTGCCGCCGGTTCGCGAAGGCGCCATCACCCTCGGCGACGAACCCGGCCTCGGCGCGCGGCCGCGGATCGAAGCGCTCCGGCCCTATCTCACGCTGCAAGACACAAGGACCAAGACATGAACGAGAAACCCAACATCATCCTGATCATGACGGACCAGCAGCGCCACGACACCATCCATGCACTGGGTGCGCCGTGGATGAAGACCCCGGTGCTCGACAGGCTCGCGCGCGAGGGCGCAGCGTTCACCAACTGTTACGTCACCTCGCCCGTGTGCGTGGGTTCGCGGGCGAGCCTGTTCACCGGGATGTACCCGCACGCGACGGGCGTCTTCACCAACTTCCATCCGTGGGAGCCGACATGGGTGCGGTGCCTGGCCGATGCCGGCTACCACTGCGTGAACATCGGCAAGATGCACATCAACCCGTACGACGCCAAGGGCGGATTTCATCAGCGCTTCTTCATGGAGAACAAGGACCGCCCGCTCTTCCTGCACGAGCACCCGCGCGCGCTGTATGACGAATGGGACAAGGCGCTGCACGCGCGCAAGTTGCAAAAGCCGAGCCGCTACACGCGTTTCTCGGAGGATCCGCAGGCCTACCGCAATGCGCTGGGGGCCTTTCCCTGGCAGTTGGACGAAGACATGCACTCCGACATGTTCGTCGGCGACAACGCCGTGTGGTGGCTGAGGGAGCGCCAGTCGGCCGCACCGCTGTTCCTGCAGATCGGTTTTCCGGGGCCGCATCCTCCGTACGATCCGTTGCCGCGCTATCTCGAACAGTACGAGAACGTGGACATCCCGGTGCCGGAGACCAGCGATGAAGAGCTCGCCGCCCAGCCGGCATCGCACGGCCAGCTGCGCAGTAACATGATTCGCAACAACTACGACTCCGTGTCCTGGAAAGACCGGCCGTCGAAGGACGAACTGCTGCGAGTCCGCCGCCACTACGCAGCCAACGTCACGATGATCGACGACAAGGTCGGCGAGATCATGCAGGTGTTGGACGAGCGCGGCTATCTTGAGAACGCCATCGTCATCTTCACGTCGGACCATGGCGATGCACTTGGCGACCATGGCCACATCCAGAAATGGACGATGTACGAGGGCTCGGTGAAGGTGCCGCTGATCATCTGGTCGAAGTCGATGGTGGGCCAGCGCATGAACGATTCGCTGGTCCAGCTCATGGACATCGCGCCGACCGTGCTCGAAGCCGCGGGCATCACGCCGCCGACGTCGTTCGAAGCGAAGTCGCTGTGGCCGATCCTCAAGGGAGAAGCGCCTGCGATCCGCACCGAGGCGTATTCGGAACTTGCGCGCGACCACATCCAGACCGGCGCGGAGTACATGGTGATGCGCCGCGACGAGCGCTGGAAGGTGGTGTTCTACCTCGGAGAGAACTACGGCGAGCTCTACGACCTGCACACGGATCCAGGCGAGCTGAGGAACCTGTGGAACGCCTCCGAGCACGAGGAATTGCGCGAGCGACTCGTCAAGGATCTTCTCGTGTGGTCCCTGCGCGGCTCCATTGCGAGCCGCCAGCAATCGACGCCCCAACCGCAGCAGCCCATGCTGATCTCGTGAAATCCAGGAGACTCGAAATGATTATTTCCCGCCGCGATCTGATGATGACCTTCGCCCTGGCCGCCTGCGCGCTGCCTGCCGGCGCCCAGCAAGCTTTTCCGTCGCGGCCCGTGACGCTGGTCGTGCCGTTTGCGGCCGGAGGCGTCGTCGACGTCGTGGCGCGGATGGTGGGCCAGAAGATGTCAATCGCCCTCGGCCAGCCCGTCGTGGTGGAGAACAAGCCGGGCGCCGGCGGCACCATCGGCGCCACTTACGTCGCCAAGGCAAAACCCGACGGCTACACCATCCTGCTGGGCGGCTCGGCCACACAGGTCTTTGGTCCCGCCCTCTACAAGAACCTCCACTACGACGCGAAGAAGGACTTCGCGCCGGTGGGGCAGATCAGCTCGGGGCCGCTCGTGCTGGTCACCGGCTCCAAGGTGCCTGCCGTGGATGTGGCCGAGCTGACGAAGTACCTCAAGGAGCAGGGCGTACGTGCGTTCTACGCCAGCAACGGCAACGGTACCTTTCCGCATCTGGCCGCGGAACTGTTCAAGCAGGCCAACAAGCTTTCCACGGCGCATATTCCCTACAGCGGAGGGCCGGCTGCACTCACCGCACTGATCAGCGGAGACGTGGCGTTTTCGATCAACCATATTCCCGTGGTCCAGGCCATGGTGAAGGCCGGCAAGATTCGCGCGCTGGCGACCACCGGCAAGAAGCGTTCGGTGGCGTTCCCCCATCTTCCGACGCTGGACGAGTCGGGCATGAAGGGCTTCGAGGCCAACGCGTGGTGGGGCCTCTTCGCGCCCGCAGGCACCGCTGCCGGGGTGGTGAAGCAACTCAACACTGCCTTGGCCACCGCGCTCAAGGATCCGGCCGTGCGGACCGCGCTCGAAGCGCAAGGCGACGAGGTGGCGTACAGCGGCCCGAAGGACTTCGCAGCTTTCGTTCAGGCCGAATCGATCAAATGGACCCAGGTGGTGAAAATCGCGGATCTGAGGCTCGATTGAGCGACGCAGCACGCGGTTGAAGTCGGGTTTGCCTGCAGGTCGAACCCAGCCGCCTTCTAGCCCGCTGGTTCGGACCTGCGCACCGCCTGCGCTTGGACCAGCCTGCGCAGCGCCGCGACACCGAACACCAGCGCGCTCGAATAGCTCGACTGAGGCGCCGAGGCGCAATGGAGCGGCCGGTAGTGGATGGCATCCGGCGAGTCACTGTCCGCTGCTTCGACCAGGACCCAGAAGAATTGATTCGTGGCGCGCTCTTCCACCGTGAGCGCGATATCGCGTAAGGGCATGGACCGTGGCTCTCTCACCTCGTTGATTCAGGGCGAGTACGGCCAAGGCGCGTCGATGGATTCGCCCGTAACGGCTTGCCGTGCCGAAGCGTGATGGATGTCACGGCCGGCCGGCGTCCGCCGGGTGGTAAAGGACAATGCGCCGATGAATCCAAACAAGGGACCTGGCCAGGCCCGCTGCGTGATGGTGCTCGGCACC from Variovorax sp. PBL-E5 includes the following:
- a CDS encoding efflux transporter outer membrane subunit, with the translated sequence MTRDLQTLSRRWNAALVPLLAALVLAGCATAPAELPPVNAPAQFKEQGAAVAPKEGTWTRAQPAEAQPRGEWWRAFNDPVLDALVERADANNTTLQGAAARLAEARALARSTDADRAPQIGVGAGANRAAGLDRVQSPNAQTLLTAGANVSYEVDLFGRLSQASDAARLDADARAGLLQSTKLLVEAETAQTYLSLRALDAERALVRESVDAYRDTLRLTQRRYQAGDLAELDVARVETEVAATESDALTLDRQRAETEHALAVLVGDTASNFGLRTDAWSAALPVIPAGIPGTVLARRPDISAAQKSVLAAQARVGVAQAAWFPDISLTGGAGYASSTAGDLFKWSARSWGIGALLSLPLFDGGRREAGVQSASAQLDGALASYRTQVLTAVKEVEDQLSALRILDAQSEVQAKAVASATRATALSDSRYRNGYVSQLDLLDARRSELRNRRQALQVRSAQYQATVGLIRALGGGWETAVAEAAPAGQSFKAATRSPT
- a CDS encoding GntR family transcriptional regulator is translated as MPLYLQIADILRARIDKKEWPAGGLIPTLEALAEEFRVARVTVRQAVQLLTKEGLLSPRRGLGTAVTKRDDEPNTVVMKTSLQSLAQMYESTSAKMLTFDEAHGTPKVGSEVGKLGKNYVYMRRLHFTEGRPYALISLYLLQDIFQRSPDEFRTHAVIPQLLRMKNVRIQRAHQTMSIATADAEAARLLKVRPGTPVAHVSRVFLDRNEQVLYYAEVIYRGDWVKWEIELQP
- a CDS encoding GMC family oxidoreductase yields the protein MQQFTGSDRSSGGYDYIIVGAGSAGCVLANRLSADPAVRVLLLEAGGADRNLWLRLPVGYFKTIYNSKFSRVFDAEGGDALNGRRIAWPRGRVLGGSSSINGLIYLRGQREDFDTWAAQGATGWDYASVLPYFKKSEAFAGPESRYHGTQGELGVSELRDDHPYCGHWLDAAQQFGLPRNSDFNSETDYGVGAFHLTIAGGWRSSASVAFLRPVLHRPNLTVVTAAHVTRVLFSGTRAAGVEWIRNGSRTSAIADGEVILCAGAIQSPQVLQLSGVGPAALLRQAGVPVVVDSPEVGANLQDHYQARTIVKLRKPHSLNDHVRNPLRLASMGLEWMLFNRGPLTVGAGQVGGFARTRYALGSRADIQFSVMPLSVDKPGEPLHRFSGFTATACQCRPESRGMVGIVSADPMAAPRIQANYLTQEIDRRTMADGVRMLRDIYAQPAFRDLVDTQVLPDSTHRTEDDLLRFGRDHGSTVFHPSGTCRMGSDARAVVSPELAVNGVSALRVIDASVMPRMTSGNINAPTIMIGEKGADMVIAAARQASSAGLGALA
- a CDS encoding aldehyde dehydrogenase family protein, producing MKFVYGSLIGGIWRDSPSTLRTVNPARPSQPVGTYGQATAAMVDEAVAAAAAAQRAWRKLPAPERCASFARFIDAIEANKERLAEAITAEQGKTLLESRGEIAKACSESRFMLQHVMTAEGTRHVPALRAGVRNIVLRRPRGVIVAITPWNFPVMTPMRKIAPALGFGNAAIIKPSEFTPAAACILGELATGMLPDGLLQVLHGGPDIGNALVGHRGVHGVTFTGSVGTGRRIIAATANNLAELSLELGGKNAVVIHDADDLDACLDQVASAALMCSGQRCTAVSRVLVRRALGERVAKGLAQRASRMRVGDGMDAATQLGPVTHLSQFEHVMSAVSKARSEGALVVAGGQGLEVQGCEGGYFFAPTILDRVEPHSAAAREEIFGPVISIVHYDTFDDAIAILNNVDYGLTAALFSNDAKVIARFVEECETGMLHVNHGTVPDSHMPFGGIKASGVGAYSVGPSAAAFYTTEHSVYLEN
- a CDS encoding mandelate racemase/muconate lactonizing enzyme family protein; its protein translation is MGVSVYRVPVETPVQTSFGMLNDRAAVVVHVTDADGAQGWGEAWCNFPTVGAEHRARLLMATVAPLVLSRAWQSPSECHAAIERAIRILAIQSGEPGPLAQVAAGVDIALWDLVAQQARQPLWRLLGGTSARVEVYASGLNPTQPERLAAAKAQEGYTRFKLKVGFGAERDESNLATLRAALGESATLMVDANQAWDVEEAVHMSQRLESFGPIWLEEPLAADAPLDAWVQLARTSAIPLASGENLRGGDFGRFLASGALKVLQPDVAKWGGFSGCLPLGKQAAASSAWLCPHWLGGGIGLLASLHLKAAIGGDGYAEVDANPNPLRELLAGALPPVREGAITLGDEPGLGARPRIEALRPYLTLQDTRTKT
- a CDS encoding sulfatase family protein gives rise to the protein MNEKPNIILIMTDQQRHDTIHALGAPWMKTPVLDRLAREGAAFTNCYVTSPVCVGSRASLFTGMYPHATGVFTNFHPWEPTWVRCLADAGYHCVNIGKMHINPYDAKGGFHQRFFMENKDRPLFLHEHPRALYDEWDKALHARKLQKPSRYTRFSEDPQAYRNALGAFPWQLDEDMHSDMFVGDNAVWWLRERQSAAPLFLQIGFPGPHPPYDPLPRYLEQYENVDIPVPETSDEELAAQPASHGQLRSNMIRNNYDSVSWKDRPSKDELLRVRRHYAANVTMIDDKVGEIMQVLDERGYLENAIVIFTSDHGDALGDHGHIQKWTMYEGSVKVPLIIWSKSMVGQRMNDSLVQLMDIAPTVLEAAGITPPTSFEAKSLWPILKGEAPAIRTEAYSELARDHIQTGAEYMVMRRDERWKVVFYLGENYGELYDLHTDPGELRNLWNASEHEELRERLVKDLLVWSLRGSIASRQQSTPQPQQPMLIS
- a CDS encoding Bug family tripartite tricarboxylate transporter substrate binding protein, with translation MTFALAACALPAGAQQAFPSRPVTLVVPFAAGGVVDVVARMVGQKMSIALGQPVVVENKPGAGGTIGATYVAKAKPDGYTILLGGSATQVFGPALYKNLHYDAKKDFAPVGQISSGPLVLVTGSKVPAVDVAELTKYLKEQGVRAFYASNGNGTFPHLAAELFKQANKLSTAHIPYSGGPAALTALISGDVAFSINHIPVVQAMVKAGKIRALATTGKKRSVAFPHLPTLDESGMKGFEANAWWGLFAPAGTAAGVVKQLNTALATALKDPAVRTALEAQGDEVAYSGPKDFAAFVQAESIKWTQVVKIADLRLD